One genomic segment of Novisyntrophococcus fermenticellae includes these proteins:
- a CDS encoding ABC transporter permease: MDSQKITLTEDMFHRVGTNEQKSESVVRPSISYWQDAWRRLKQNKVALFSMCFLIFMVLMCIFAPYIYPHAYDEQMIEHTNQVPTAQHIFGLDDLGRDIFARVWVGGRVSLAIGLVGAVISLVVGVIYGGISGYFGGTVDNLMMRIVEVLVGIPYMIVVILVSIVLGKGMGSLIIALCLTSWTGLARLVRGQILNLMESEYILAAKALGTPTYKIIFKHLLPNTLSVIIVNTTFSIPSFIFAESFLSFIGMGIQPPNTSWGAMAALGQQQMSYYPHELLFPALAISLTMLAFNLLGDGLRDAFDPKLRQ, translated from the coding sequence ATATCGTACTGGCAGGATGCATGGAGACGCTTAAAACAGAATAAAGTTGCTTTGTTCAGCATGTGCTTCTTGATATTTATGGTATTGATGTGCATATTTGCGCCATATATTTATCCGCATGCATATGATGAACAAATGATCGAGCATACGAATCAAGTCCCAACGGCTCAGCATATCTTTGGCCTGGACGATCTTGGACGAGATATCTTCGCCCGTGTGTGGGTAGGCGGGCGTGTATCACTTGCAATTGGTCTGGTTGGGGCGGTCATCTCTCTGGTTGTCGGTGTTATATATGGCGGAATCAGTGGGTATTTTGGCGGAACTGTCGATAATCTTATGATGAGAATTGTGGAGGTTCTGGTTGGAATTCCATACATGATCGTAGTAATACTGGTGAGCATTGTACTCGGGAAAGGTATGGGATCGTTAATTATAGCCCTGTGTCTTACGAGCTGGACCGGGCTGGCACGGTTGGTCAGAGGTCAGATTCTTAATTTGATGGAGAGTGAATACATACTGGCGGCGAAAGCATTAGGGACGCCAACTTATAAAATTATTTTTAAGCATCTGTTACCGAATACATTGAGTGTAATAATCGTAAATACAACATTTTCTATACCCAGTTTTATATTTGCTGAGTCATTCTTAAGCTTTATAGGAATGGGAATACAGCCTCCGAATACGAGTTGGGGAGCGATGGCAGCACTTGGTCAGCAGCAGATGTCTTATTACCCACATGAATTACTCTTTCCGGCATTGGCGATATCGCTGACGATGCTGGCGTTTAATTTACTTGGGGATGGATTGCGTGATGCATTTGATCCCAAATTACGTCAATAA
- a CDS encoding ABC transporter ATP-binding protein — protein sequence MSHLLEVNNLNVSFHTYAGEVQAVRGVSLYLDEEETLAIVGESGCGKTVTSKTIMGLIATPPGEVKKGSEILYKGKNILKYSKKKWQDYRGKEAGMIFQDPMTSLNPTMKVGKQIQEGIRKHQKISKQEAKKKTIELLKKVNIPNPEERLDQYPHEFSGGMRQRVMIAIALSCNPNIMIADEPTTALDVTIQAQILKLLKDIQKTNHSSIIMITHDLGVVAGMADRIAVMYAGEIVEEGVVRDIFKNPQHPYTYALLNAVPNPELENKAELHVIKGTPPDLISPPKGCAFASRCKYCMQVCQEYEPEKTEISDGHIARCWLQDPMAKKLYKFDDARSVMKE from the coding sequence ATGAGTCATTTATTAGAAGTCAACAATTTAAACGTTTCCTTTCATACTTATGCCGGTGAAGTGCAGGCTGTCCGCGGTGTGTCATTGTATCTGGATGAAGAAGAAACACTTGCAATAGTAGGTGAATCGGGATGTGGGAAGACAGTAACATCAAAAACAATTATGGGATTAATTGCCACTCCTCCGGGAGAGGTGAAAAAGGGAAGCGAAATCTTGTATAAGGGCAAGAATATATTAAAATATTCCAAGAAGAAATGGCAGGATTATCGTGGTAAAGAGGCAGGAATGATCTTTCAGGATCCTATGACTTCTTTAAACCCTACAATGAAGGTAGGAAAGCAGATTCAGGAAGGCATCAGAAAGCATCAGAAGATCAGTAAGCAGGAGGCGAAAAAGAAGACAATAGAGCTTCTAAAGAAAGTCAATATACCGAATCCGGAAGAGCGTCTTGATCAGTATCCGCATGAATTCTCCGGCGGTATGCGTCAGAGAGTGATGATCGCCATTGCACTGTCATGCAATCCGAATATTATGATAGCGGACGAGCCGACTACAGCCCTCGATGTAACCATACAGGCACAGATTTTAAAGCTTCTCAAAGATATTCAGAAAACGAATCATTCCTCGATTATCATGATTACGCATGATCTGGGTGTTGTTGCCGGAATGGCGGATCGTATAGCCGTTATGTATGCGGGAGAAATAGTTGAAGAGGGAGTGGTGCGAGACATCTTTAAAAATCCTCAGCACCCTTATACTTATGCCTTACTAAATGCGGTTCCGAATCCTGAGTTGGAGAATAAGGCAGAACTGCACGTGATTAAGGGGACACCTCCTGATTTAATTTCACCGCCGAAAGGCTGTGCATTTGCATCACGATGCAAATATTGTATGCAAGTTTGTCAGGAATATGAACCGGAGAAAACAGAAATATCAGATGGACATATCGCGAGGTGCTGGCTTCAGGATCCGATGGCTAAAAAGCTTTATAAATTTGACGATGCAAGGAGCGTGATGAAGGAATGA
- a CDS encoding ABC transporter ATP-binding protein, with translation MNTEIREPLIKVTHLKKYFPLQRKRVLKAVDDVSFEIYPGETLGLVGESGCGKTTCGRTILGLYPATGGTIQYKGKDISRLKDKKDLLKFKKDAQMIFQDPYSSLNPRMTVGDIISEGMRNHHLPGGHARVQELLEMVGLNKEHANRFPHEFSGGQRQRIGIARALAVRPEFIVCDEPISALDVSIQAQVVNLLMRLQEELGLTYLFIAHDLSMVRHISDRVGVMYMGQLVELAPSQELYDKPIHFYTQALLSAIPIPDPDIEKTKTVLPLEGEVGSPIDCGPGCRFKGRCKYAEETCGSVTPVLKEVEKGHFVACHVINGNERI, from the coding sequence ATGAACACCGAAATAAGAGAGCCGCTTATAAAAGTCACCCATTTGAAGAAATACTTTCCGCTTCAAAGAAAAAGAGTCCTTAAAGCCGTCGATGATGTATCATTTGAGATTTATCCGGGAGAAACTCTGGGACTGGTAGGTGAGTCGGGATGTGGAAAAACAACGTGTGGAAGAACAATATTAGGCCTGTATCCCGCCACTGGCGGAACCATCCAGTATAAAGGCAAAGATATCAGCCGGCTAAAAGATAAAAAAGATCTTCTGAAATTTAAAAAAGATGCTCAGATGATCTTTCAGGATCCCTATTCATCATTAAACCCTCGTATGACAGTAGGCGATATTATATCAGAAGGAATGAGAAACCATCATTTACCGGGAGGACATGCGAGAGTTCAGGAATTATTGGAAATGGTTGGATTAAACAAAGAACATGCGAATCGCTTTCCACATGAGTTTTCCGGTGGTCAGAGGCAGAGAATCGGTATTGCCCGTGCATTGGCTGTCAGGCCGGAATTTATTGTATGCGATGAGCCTATATCTGCACTGGATGTATCCATACAGGCACAGGTTGTAAATCTCCTGATGCGCCTTCAAGAGGAATTAGGTCTTACCTATTTATTTATTGCTCACGATTTGTCTATGGTTCGTCATATTTCTGATCGTGTAGGGGTCATGTATATGGGGCAATTGGTAGAACTGGCTCCAAGTCAGGAACTCTATGATAAGCCGATACACTTTTATACACAGGCTCTGCTTTCGGCTATACCAATTCCGGATCCTGATATTGAAAAAACTAAGACGGTTCTTCCGCTGGAGGGCGAAGTCGGAAGCCCGATAGACTGCGGACCGGGATGTCGGTTTAAAGGAAGGTGCAAATATGCGGAAGAAACCTGTGGAAGTGTTACACCAGTACTAAAAGAAGTTGAAAAAGGACATTTCGTTGCGTGCCATGTGATAAATGGTAATGAACGAATATAA
- a CDS encoding helix-turn-helix domain-containing protein, translating to MSGMKKHSNPNHANKTILHNTDMSVEKIADICGYSSEVHLYRQFCQKTGMTPKDYRKTPGNAPLYAFPEDSFNSWNLLLKVIIST from the coding sequence ATGAGCGGAATGAAGAAGCACAGCAACCCCAACCACGCAAACAAAACTATTTTGCATAACACAGATATGAGTGTGGAAAAAATTGCAGATATCTGCGGTTATTCCAGTGAAGTGCATCTGTATCGGCAATTTTGTCAGAAGACCGGGATGACACCGAAGGATTACAGAAAGACCCCTGGAAATGCCCCTCTATATGCTTTTCCAGAGGACAGCTTTAATTCTTGGAATTTATTGCTGAAGGTGATTATCTCCACTTAG
- a CDS encoding Gfo/Idh/MocA family protein, producing MRKIGIGIVGLGFIANGVHLPGIQKSPDLELKAICDINPDALKATQTLYGIDDAHCFTDFRDLINCPDVDAVDICTPNDVHYPVAKYAIEAGKPYNLEKPVGLNTSQANTLAEMTKEKGLAHMVCFSYRFKAAARYARDLVQSGELGEIYHAHMQYFQAWGMPFQDVPMRWYHAKEHAGSGVLGDLGSHGIDLVRFITGKDYTKVIGNQGTYVKERRKNEGGIGKVDVDDFTHFLAELDDHISASFLFTRFAYGRGNYQRLELSGSKGALIYKLDETPGVDELEVCIGEPYASVNKFTKLPIPDKYYVDQMQSFADICLKKGDGLSADIFDGLRDQKVIDAVIESAKSGSWREL from the coding sequence GTGAGAAAGATAGGCATAGGTATAGTTGGATTGGGTTTTATTGCAAATGGCGTTCACTTACCTGGTATTCAGAAAAGCCCCGATTTAGAATTAAAGGCTATTTGCGATATTAATCCCGACGCATTGAAAGCCACACAAACATTATATGGAATCGATGATGCGCATTGTTTTACCGATTTCAGGGATTTGATTAACTGTCCGGATGTAGATGCAGTCGACATCTGTACCCCGAATGATGTACACTATCCCGTTGCAAAATACGCAATAGAAGCAGGAAAGCCATATAATCTGGAAAAACCTGTGGGATTGAATACGTCACAGGCAAATACGCTGGCGGAGATGACGAAGGAAAAAGGATTGGCACATATGGTCTGCTTCTCTTATCGCTTTAAAGCTGCTGCACGGTATGCCCGGGATTTAGTACAGTCCGGAGAACTGGGAGAAATCTATCATGCGCATATGCAGTATTTTCAGGCATGGGGTATGCCTTTTCAGGACGTGCCTATGCGGTGGTACCATGCGAAAGAGCACGCAGGCTCCGGAGTGCTTGGTGATTTAGGCAGTCATGGAATAGATTTGGTTCGGTTCATAACCGGAAAAGATTATACGAAGGTAATCGGTAATCAAGGCACGTATGTAAAGGAACGACGTAAAAATGAAGGCGGTATCGGTAAAGTGGATGTGGACGATTTTACACATTTTCTGGCTGAATTAGACGATCATATTTCTGCATCATTTTTGTTCACCCGGTTTGCATACGGCAGAGGGAATTATCAGAGACTGGAGCTGTCAGGGAGCAAGGGGGCGTTGATTTATAAGCTGGATGAGACACCTGGAGTGGATGAGTTGGAGGTATGCATCGGAGAGCCTTATGCATCTGTAAATAAGTTTACAAAGCTGCCGATTCCCGATAAATATTATGTGGATCAGATGCAGTCCTTTGCAGATATCTGTCTGAAAAAAGGTGATGGCTTATCGGCTGATATTTTTGACGGTTTAAGGGATCAGAAAGTCATAGATGCAGTAATAGAATCTGCAAAATCAGGAAGCTGGCGCGAGCTTTAA
- a CDS encoding ThuA domain-containing protein, with translation MKTDKIRVTVWNENLHEVQFEEIRKVYPKGIHGCIADFLTKAGMDVKTATLREPEHGLTEEVLNHTDVLIWWGHIAQKEVSDEVVERIFKRITMEGMGFIALHSAHDSKIFHKLMGTDTVWLKWREDGEKEVMWVVDPSHPIAEGLPEKIVLPNEEMYGEHFMIPRPDEQVFISWFEGGEVFRSGCCWHRGMGKVFYLRCGHEAFPTFEIPEIQQILINAVRWARPLNFPKVTYDFAQAIPTIEFERAKDFTEVSGLHEQQSK, from the coding sequence ATGAAGACAGATAAAATTCGTGTAACGGTCTGGAATGAAAATTTACATGAGGTGCAGTTTGAGGAAATCCGTAAGGTATATCCAAAGGGAATACATGGCTGTATTGCGGACTTCCTGACAAAAGCAGGAATGGATGTGAAGACGGCTACCTTGCGGGAGCCGGAGCATGGGCTGACAGAGGAAGTACTGAATCATACGGATGTTCTGATCTGGTGGGGGCATATAGCACAGAAAGAGGTAAGCGACGAAGTTGTAGAGCGCATATTCAAGAGAATCACTATGGAAGGCATGGGATTCATCGCATTACACTCGGCTCATGATTCAAAAATCTTCCACAAACTAATGGGTACGGACACCGTTTGGCTCAAGTGGAGGGAGGATGGAGAAAAAGAGGTTATGTGGGTCGTGGATCCTTCGCATCCAATTGCAGAAGGCTTACCTGAAAAAATTGTGCTGCCGAATGAGGAGATGTACGGGGAACATTTTATGATTCCACGGCCGGACGAACAGGTATTTATCAGTTGGTTTGAAGGCGGAGAGGTATTCCGTTCCGGTTGCTGCTGGCATAGAGGAATGGGAAAGGTGTTTTATTTACGGTGTGGACATGAGGCATTTCCTACCTTTGAAATCCCGGAAATACAACAGATTCTTATCAATGCCGTGAGATGGGCACGGCCGCTTAACTTCCCAAAGGTCACCTATGATTTTGCACAGGCAATTCCGACGATAGAGTTTGAGAGAGCCAAAGACTTTACGGAGGTAAGTGGATTGCATGAGCAACAATCAAAGTGA
- a CDS encoding MFS transporter gives MSNNQSDKLALKLFGIFALCFAAEACFLPYVAVYYGEQGIPAMEIGILSSVAALCAVLVQPVWSMLADRTGRTVLILRLVVLAAMISVSLFAAAKGFVALFFVNILYFSFQTCVTPLGNALAMNEEKRKAQSYSFIRMGGSLGYVAAAAVSGTIVKADSRLSFALTAGMYLMMFLIAIRIPEQKTGIQTEEKKTSEGNRKERLLTPQVLFVLLLACAVQVMVSHNSSFLGPYLVEMGYSADHIGYAMMFCALSELPVYFLANRIGKKVPVLVILLLATGALGVRGLLLAKAGSFEMVVLAQILAGISFMTFYYNSVIYLGSLVSEAMRVRIQSALVVAQLGIGNIIGNVGGGWLIERRGMAATYQVLGTGMIVFTIVMAILYFIIRRSVNEKK, from the coding sequence ATGAGCAACAATCAAAGTGATAAGCTTGCGCTAAAACTGTTTGGAATCTTTGCCTTGTGTTTTGCTGCCGAAGCGTGCTTTCTTCCTTATGTTGCCGTCTATTATGGCGAACAGGGCATACCTGCTATGGAAATAGGAATTCTTTCCTCAGTAGCCGCGTTGTGTGCAGTGCTGGTGCAGCCGGTCTGGTCGATGCTTGCAGACCGGACGGGAAGAACAGTTTTAATTCTGCGGCTGGTGGTTCTTGCAGCGATGATCAGTGTTTCGCTGTTTGCAGCCGCTAAGGGATTTGTCGCTTTGTTTTTTGTCAATATTTTGTACTTTTCTTTTCAGACATGTGTTACACCGTTGGGAAATGCATTGGCCATGAATGAGGAGAAAAGGAAGGCACAGTCCTACTCCTTTATCCGCATGGGCGGGAGCCTGGGTTATGTGGCTGCTGCAGCGGTGTCAGGCACAATCGTCAAAGCAGATAGCCGGCTTTCTTTTGCACTTACGGCCGGTATGTATTTGATGATGTTCTTAATTGCAATACGAATTCCCGAGCAAAAAACAGGGATCCAAACGGAAGAAAAAAAGACATCCGAAGGAAACCGGAAAGAACGTCTGCTTACACCGCAGGTCTTGTTTGTACTGTTGCTGGCCTGCGCCGTGCAGGTTATGGTCAGTCATAACAGCAGCTTCTTAGGTCCTTATCTGGTAGAGATGGGATACAGTGCGGATCACATCGGATATGCAATGATGTTTTGTGCCTTAAGTGAATTGCCGGTTTACTTTCTTGCGAACAGGATAGGGAAGAAGGTGCCCGTTCTCGTGATTTTATTGTTGGCTACAGGAGCATTAGGCGTTCGGGGGTTGCTTTTAGCAAAAGCCGGTTCGTTTGAAATGGTGGTTCTGGCACAAATTTTGGCGGGTATATCGTTTATGACCTTTTATTACAACAGTGTTATTTATCTGGGCAGCCTGGTCTCAGAAGCTATGCGGGTACGGATACAAAGCGCTCTTGTAGTTGCACAGCTGGGAATCGGCAATATCATTGGCAATGTAGGCGGCGGCTGGTTGATAGAAAGACGTGGAATGGCAGCGACTTATCAAGTACTCGGAACAGGCATGATAGTGTTTACGATTGTAATGGCAATTTTATACTTTATAATTAGGAGAAGTGTGAATGAAAAAAAATAA
- a CDS encoding aldo/keto reductase — MKKNKLGNTDIRISEMILGTWLMGDAGYWGASDRLESEKAIHTAWEGGITTFDTAYVYGNGLSEEVLGKAVKGLPREEMTIISKIWRPDLPKDHVRPACERSLKFLGMDYLDVYFIHYPSIAGDPIEDTMESLMQLKEEGKIRSIGVSNFSLEQLKEARRYGDVDIIQPCYSLVWRFLDGPEFAYCKENHVGVIPYSPLAQGLLTGKYKSDKVFPKTDGRSEAPLFLHPYFDGALKVADFLKSYAEKYDRTQAQIAIRWLMQTPGITAPIVGGRNAAQVAENLKATSFELTAADYKEIDDYSRQFTDTLPRFVNFFNATIMTD; from the coding sequence ATGAAAAAAAATAAGCTTGGAAATACGGATATTCGTATTTCAGAAATGATTTTGGGAACGTGGTTGATGGGTGACGCGGGGTACTGGGGAGCTTCCGATCGGCTGGAATCTGAAAAAGCCATACATACCGCATGGGAAGGCGGAATTACAACCTTTGATACAGCCTATGTCTATGGAAATGGGCTATCGGAAGAGGTGCTTGGAAAAGCGGTGAAAGGACTGCCAAGGGAAGAGATGACAATCATTTCAAAGATATGGCGTCCGGATCTGCCGAAGGATCATGTAAGACCTGCCTGTGAGAGAAGCCTGAAATTTTTAGGAATGGATTATCTGGATGTATATTTTATCCATTATCCCTCCATAGCGGGCGATCCCATAGAGGATACGATGGAGTCATTGATGCAGTTGAAAGAAGAAGGCAAGATCCGTTCAATCGGAGTTTCAAATTTCAGCCTTGAGCAGCTGAAAGAAGCGCGGAGATATGGGGATGTCGATATCATCCAGCCGTGTTACAGTCTGGTTTGGCGTTTTTTGGATGGGCCGGAGTTCGCGTATTGTAAAGAGAATCATGTGGGCGTTATTCCCTACAGTCCGCTGGCACAGGGACTTTTGACAGGAAAATATAAGAGCGATAAGGTTTTCCCGAAGACAGACGGACGCAGTGAGGCACCGCTCTTTCTCCATCCATATTTCGATGGTGCTTTAAAGGTGGCTGACTTCCTGAAGTCATATGCAGAGAAGTACGACAGAACCCAGGCGCAGATTGCGATTCGCTGGCTGATGCAGACACCGGGAATCACAGCTCCGATTGTGGGGGGACGAAATGCCGCACAGGTTGCAGAAAATCTGAAAGCAACAAGCTTTGAGCTGACAGCAGCCGACTATAAAGAAATTGATGATTACAGCAGGCAGTTTACAGATACCTTGCCTCGTTTTGTGAACTTTTTCAATGCAACAATAATGACTGATTGA
- a CDS encoding class II fructose-bisphosphate aldolase gives MSLQKVNDMLKKATDKGYGIPAMNVFNYESIAWAIQAAEQEDMPIIVQFWPGMSSFIPMPVVVDIAKRLATEAKVPVGIHLDHSNRCEIAVEAMMSGFPSVMIDGSSLPYEENVALSAETVRFAHAAGVDVEAELGHVGSALEEGDLHSSNFTDPEQAAEFVRRTGVDSLAVAVGNGHGDYVRMPELDFELIKKLRKNVSVPLVMHGGSGIPTDQMQNAVRCGVSKFNIATEYEKIFFDSMKAYIGQVQPHQYYFEGLETIKEPCINFVRDKIRMLNPDHSGK, from the coding sequence ATGTCACTACAAAAAGTAAATGATATGTTAAAAAAAGCTACGGACAAGGGATATGGAATCCCGGCAATGAATGTATTTAATTATGAGAGTATTGCATGGGCTATTCAGGCGGCGGAGCAGGAAGATATGCCCATAATTGTACAGTTTTGGCCGGGGATGTCTTCTTTCATCCCGATGCCGGTAGTGGTGGATATTGCAAAAAGATTGGCGACGGAGGCAAAGGTTCCGGTCGGAATTCATCTGGATCATTCCAACAGATGTGAAATAGCGGTAGAAGCTATGATGAGCGGTTTTCCTTCGGTCATGATTGACGGCTCTTCCCTGCCGTATGAAGAGAACGTTGCCCTTTCGGCAGAAACTGTCCGCTTTGCCCATGCAGCCGGTGTAGATGTGGAGGCCGAACTTGGACATGTGGGTTCTGCACTGGAGGAAGGCGATCTTCACAGCAGTAACTTTACGGATCCGGAACAGGCAGCAGAATTTGTCCGCCGCACCGGAGTGGATTCACTGGCAGTCGCTGTTGGTAACGGACATGGCGATTATGTACGTATGCCTGAATTGGATTTTGAGCTGATTAAGAAACTACGTAAAAATGTATCGGTTCCTCTTGTTATGCATGGCGGTTCTGGTATTCCAACAGATCAGATGCAGAATGCAGTACGCTGCGGTGTAAGTAAATTCAATATTGCCACGGAATATGAGAAAATATTTTTTGATTCTATGAAGGCGTATATAGGGCAGGTACAGCCACATCAGTACTATTTTGAAGGATTAGAGACGATTAAGGAACCCTGTATAAATTTTGTGCGGGATAAGATCCGTATGTTAAATCCTGATCATTCCGGGAAATAG
- a CDS encoding carbohydrate kinase family protein, protein MADIIGFENPGIDFLCTLPHLPGSNEAMYMQKQSWQGGGQVSTGLAAASRLGAAAALCGTVGDDIFGRFCCNDLIRHGVDISGVKVRPGGRTGFSLVLSDEETRGRSIIMRSAKTSPLLETEIDFEMVKQAKVLHLAWVDDIGLEAARIAKENGVTVLLDADNYYPRLEEVYQYVDVLIASQFVYDHYFTDDEEEKNLKTTLSWGPQVAIYTKGSKGCIGLWKGGFFCQEAFHVPVVDTVGAGDVFHGAFASCLVRGMTPVEAAEFSSAVSAIKCTRIGGRAGIPTREMTEHFLKTGEIQDEALDKRVAYYERGLEQLADEKIETGCIAH, encoded by the coding sequence ATGGCAGACATTATAGGGTTTGAAAATCCGGGCATTGATTTTCTGTGTACATTGCCTCACCTGCCTGGATCGAATGAGGCTATGTATATGCAGAAACAAAGCTGGCAAGGCGGAGGGCAGGTATCCACGGGGTTGGCTGCAGCATCACGTCTTGGAGCAGCTGCAGCGCTTTGCGGTACCGTAGGGGATGATATTTTTGGCAGATTCTGCTGCAATGACTTGATTCGGCATGGAGTAGATATTTCCGGCGTAAAGGTAAGGCCCGGCGGCAGGACAGGGTTTTCACTTGTTTTGTCGGATGAAGAAACAAGAGGACGCAGTATTATCATGCGTTCCGCAAAGACTTCCCCGCTGCTGGAAACGGAAATCGATTTTGAAATGGTTAAGCAGGCGAAAGTGCTGCATTTGGCGTGGGTGGATGATATCGGATTAGAAGCAGCCCGGATTGCAAAAGAAAATGGGGTAACCGTATTACTCGATGCGGATAATTACTATCCCCGTCTGGAAGAAGTGTACCAGTATGTGGATGTGTTGATTGCGTCTCAATTTGTCTATGACCATTATTTTACCGATGACGAGGAGGAAAAGAATCTTAAAACGACTTTATCCTGGGGTCCGCAGGTGGCAATCTACACAAAGGGTTCCAAAGGCTGTATTGGTCTTTGGAAAGGTGGTTTTTTCTGCCAGGAAGCTTTTCATGTGCCGGTCGTTGATACGGTTGGTGCCGGCGATGTGTTTCATGGAGCATTCGCCAGTTGTCTGGTGCGCGGCATGACGCCGGTTGAAGCAGCAGAGTTCTCCAGTGCAGTCAGTGCGATTAAGTGCACGCGCATTGGAGGAAGAGCCGGCATTCCGACAAGAGAGATGACAGAGCATTTCCTTAAGACCGGCGAGATACAGGACGAAGCGTTAGACAAAAGGGTTGCATATTATGAAAGGGGGTTGGAGCAGCTTGCAGATGAGAAAATTGAGACTGGGTGTATTGCCCATTAA
- a CDS encoding L-fucose/L-arabinose isomerase family protein produces MRKLRLGVLPIKRSYLSLDVAAAEKERVFEAIRTMKQDAVTLIDIEDICNRGIAYRPEDIKPVVEKFKQEKVDAVFLLHCDFGEEQIAVKILREFRLPVLLWGPRDQYPSRPGMFGRDTQCGIFADAKVLSRNHITFSYIYNVDTDTEEFRKGYVNFLRTATIVRDLKDLRIAQIGQRPTQFMSVIASEAALVEKFGIEVVPVSPYSIIRDTLKLADSHDPAVESEVQKLKDKMDCQAMTTEQLQRIAALKVTVLATLEKNDCRAGAIECWTLFPDAIGVPPCMIISELADMGLPLACECDLNGALTSVIAQAAALNEQAIFFADLTIRHPENDNAELLWHCGPFPYSLKKEECQARMVDAYATWELKEGDITILRCDEIEGSYYLTAAEGKAVEGPETTGSYVWFETGDWKKMEETFVYGPYIHHVAGVYGKYITAIQEAARYLPVKWDPPGGYPESL; encoded by the coding sequence ATGAGAAAATTGAGACTGGGTGTATTGCCCATTAAAAGAAGCTATTTGTCTCTGGATGTTGCCGCAGCAGAAAAAGAACGTGTATTTGAGGCAATCAGGACAATGAAGCAAGATGCTGTTACACTGATTGATATCGAGGATATCTGCAACAGAGGTATCGCTTACAGACCGGAGGATATAAAGCCTGTCGTGGAGAAATTCAAACAGGAAAAAGTCGATGCTGTATTTTTATTACATTGTGACTTTGGTGAGGAACAGATAGCGGTTAAAATATTAAGAGAGTTCAGATTGCCGGTGTTGCTTTGGGGACCTCGTGACCAGTATCCCAGCCGGCCGGGAATGTTCGGCCGGGATACACAATGTGGTATCTTTGCGGATGCGAAAGTTTTGAGTCGTAACCACATAACTTTTAGTTACATATATAATGTGGATACGGACACAGAGGAATTCAGAAAAGGATACGTTAACTTTTTGCGGACAGCAACGATTGTCCGGGATTTGAAAGATCTTCGGATTGCGCAAATCGGTCAGCGTCCCACACAGTTTATGAGTGTCATTGCCAGTGAAGCTGCACTTGTAGAAAAGTTTGGTATTGAGGTGGTTCCGGTTTCTCCATATAGTATTATCAGAGATACTTTAAAGCTGGCAGACAGTCATGATCCTGCGGTAGAAAGCGAAGTGCAGAAGCTGAAAGATAAGATGGATTGCCAGGCGATGACGACGGAGCAGCTACAGCGAATAGCCGCATTAAAAGTGACGGTGCTCGCCACACTTGAAAAGAATGACTGCCGGGCAGGTGCAATTGAATGCTGGACGCTTTTCCCTGATGCAATCGGTGTGCCGCCATGTATGATTATCAGTGAATTGGCCGATATGGGATTACCGCTGGCCTGCGAATGTGACCTGAACGGAGCACTGACATCTGTGATTGCACAGGCAGCGGCACTAAATGAACAGGCAATATTCTTTGCAGATCTGACGATTCGTCATCCGGAGAATGATAACGCTGAATTACTATGGCATTGCGGTCCCTTCCCTTATTCTTTGAAAAAAGAAGAATGTCAGGCACGCATGGTAGATGCATATGCAACCTGGGAACTGAAGGAGGGTGACATTACGATTCTTCGATGTGATGAAATTGAAGGCTCCTACTACCTCACAGCTGCAGAAGGTAAGGCTGTGGAAGGCCCGGAAACCACCGGTTCGTATGTCTGGTTTGAAACCGGAGATTGGAAGAAGATGGAGGAGACATTTGTCTACGGTCCCTATATTCACCATGTAGCCGGGGTTTATGGGAAATACATTACCGCAATTCAAGAGGCGGCCCGGTATCTTCCGGTGAAATGGGATCCGCCGGGTGGATATCCGGAAAGTCTGTAG